The Fibrobacter succinogenes genome includes the window GGCAAGGAATACAAGGACGCGAACGGCCTCAAGAAAGTCCGCCTCGAAGACGACGAAATCGAGAAAATCGTGACCACCTTCCGCAAGGCCAAAGCCGTCGAAGACTTCAGCGTAGTCGTGACCTACGGCGAAGTCAAGGAAAAAGGCTACAGCCTGAGCGCCGGCCAGTATTTCGACATCAAGATAGACTACGTGGATATCACCGCCGACGAATTCAATGCCCAGATGAAAGCCGACACCGAAGAACTCACCGCCATGTTCGCCGAAAGCCACAAACTCGAAAAGGAAATACAGAAACAGTTGAGCAACTTGAAATTCAATTAGGTCTGCGTCATCTTGAGCGTGGTTACCGGATAAGGTTCCTGAGCTTGCCGAAGGGTCGAATGTAAAGGATCTAGGAAAGGTTTAGTAAAGATGGGAATGAAATTGAAAGGATATACAAAGGGGGAAGTCTCCCCCTCGCTCGCACTCCGTTGCTCGCTACCCCTTCTAGCGGGGACACCCCGCAACGCCCCGATA containing:
- a CDS encoding N-6 DNA methylase → GKEYKDANGLKKVRLEDDEIEKIVTTFRKAKAVEDFSVVVTYGEVKEKGYSLSAGQYFDIKIDYVDITADEFNAQMKADTEELTAMFAESHKLEKEIQKQLSNLKFN